The DNA sequence AACCCGTACAAGACCATGAACTTTGCCAACGAGGCCGGGGAAATCCGCGCCCTGGCCGAGATGGTCAAGCAAGGCTTCGTGTTCAAGGGCCTGAAGCCGGTGAACTGGTGCTTCGACTGCGGTTCGGCGCTGGCCGAAGCCGAGGTCGAGTACGCCGACAAGAAATCGCAGACCATCGACGTGGCCTTCCCGGTTGCCGACGAGGCCAAGCTGGCCGCCGCGTTCGGCCTTGATGCGCTGGCCAAGCCGGCCGCCATCGTGATCTGGACCACCACTCCGTGGACCATCCCGGCCAACCAGGCGCTGAACATTCACCCGGAGTTCAAGTACGCCCTGGTCGATACCGGCGCGCGCCTGCTAGTGCTGGCCGAAGAACTGGTCGAAGCGTGCCTGAAGCGCTACAACCTGGAAGGCTCGGTCATCGCCACCGCCCAGGGTTCGGCACTGGAGCTGATCAACTTCCGTCACCCGTTCTACGATCGCCTGTCGCCGGTGTACCTGGCCGACTACGTCGAACTGGGCGCCGGTACCGGCGTGGTGCACTCCTCGCCAGCCTACGGTGAAGACGACTTCGTCACCTGCAAGCGCTACGGCATGGTCAACGACGACATCCTCACCCCGGTGCAGAGCAACGGCGTGTACGTGGATTCGCTGCCGTTCTTCGGCGGCCAGTTCATCTGGAAGGCCAACCCGGCCATCGTCGACAAGCTGAGCGAAGTCGGTGCGCTGATGCACACCGAAACCATCAGCCACAGCTACATGCACTGCTGGCGCCACAAGACCCCGCTGATCTACCGCGCCACCGCGCAGTGGTTCGTGGGCATGGACAAACAGCCGTCCACTGGCGAGCCGCTGCGTGAGCGCGCGCTGAAAGCCATCGAGGACACCAAGTTCGTACCCGCCTGGGGCCAGGCGCGCCTGCACGCGATGATCGCCAACCGCCCGGACTGGTGCATCTCGCGTCAGCGCAACTGGGGCGTGCCGATCCCGTTCTTCCTGCACAAGCAGACCGGCGAACTGCACCCGCGCACCGTCGAATTGATGGAAGAAGTGGCCAAGCGCGTCGAGCAGCAAGGTATCGAGGCCTGGTTCAAGCTGGACGCTGCCGAACTGCTGGGCGCCGAAGCCGAGCAATACGACAAGATCGCCGACACCCTCGACGTGTGGTTCGACTCGGGGACCACCCACTGGCATGTGCTGCGTGGTTCGCACGACATCGGCCACGCCACCGGCCCACGTGCCGACCTGTACCTGGAAGGTTCCGACCAGCACCGCGGCTGGTTCCACTCTTCGCTGCTGACCGGCTGCGCCATCGACGGCCATGCGCCGTACCGCGAGCTGCTGACCCACGGCTTCACCGTGGACGAGAACGGCCGCAAGATGTCCAAGTCGCTGGGTAACACCATCGAGCCGGAAAAGGTCAACAACACCCTGGGTGCCGACATCCTGCGCCTGTGGGTCGCCGCCACCGACTACTCCGGCGAGATGGCCGTTTCCGAGCAGATCCTGCAGCGTAGCGCCGACGCCTACCGTCGTATCCGCAATACCGCACGCTTCCTGCTGTCCAACCTGTCCGGCTTCGACCCGGCGCGCGACCTGCTGGCCCCGCAAGACATGCTGGCGCTGGACCGCTGGGCAGTCGACCGCACCCTGCTGCTGCAGCGCGAGCTGGAAGAGCACTACAGCGAGTACCGTTTCTGGAACGTCTACTCCAAGGTGCACAACTTCTGCGTGCAGGAACTGGGTGGCTTCTACCTCGACATCATCAAGGACCGCCAGTACACCACCGGCGCCAATAGTGTCGCCCGTCGTTCCTGCCAGACCGCGCTGTACCACATCAGCGAGGCGCTGGTGCGCTGGATCGCTCCGATCCTGGCGTTCACCGCCGACGAAATCTGGCAATACCTGCCGGGCGAGCGCAACGAGTCGGTGATGCTCAATGGCTGGTACCAGGGCCTGAGCGAGCTGCCGGAAGGCACCGAGCTGGACCGTGCCTACTGGGACCGCGTGATGGCGGTGAAGGCATCGGTCAACAAGGAGCTGGAAAACCAGCGTACCGCCAAGGTCATCGGCGGCAACCTGCAGGCCGAAGTCACCCTGTACGCCGACGAAGGCCTGAGCGCCGACCTGGGCAAGCTGGGCGACGAACTGCGCTTCGTGCTGATCACCTCGGCTGCCAGCGTGGTGCCGTTCGCCCAGGCGCCGGCCGAAGCCGTGGCCACCGAAGTCGAAGGCCTCAAGCTGAAGGTGGTCAAGTCCGGCCACGCCAAGTGCGGCCGTTGCTGGCACTTCCGCGCCGACGTCGGCAGCCACCCGGAGCATCCGGAAATCTGCGGCCGTTGCGTCGACAACCTGAGCGGCTCGGGTGAGGTGCGCCACTATGCCTAACCCTGCAGCGGGGCGCTTCGGGCGCCTTGCATGGCTTTGGCTGAGCCTGCTGGTCCTGGTCCTCGACCAGGCCACCAAGCTGTATTTCAACAATGCCCTGACCATGTACCAGCAGATCGTCGTGATTCCCGACTACTTCAGCTGGACCCTGGCCTACAACACCGGCGCGGCCTTCAGCTTCCTCGCGGAAAGCTCCGGCTGGCAGCGCTGGCTGTTCGCCCTGATCGCCGTGGTGGTCAGTGCCGTGCTGGTGGTATGGCTCAAGCGCCTGGGGCGCAACGAGACCTGGCTGGCCGTGGCGCTGGCGCTGGTACTGGGTGGTGCGATCGGCAACCTGTACGACCGCGTCGTGCTCGGCCATGTGGTCGACTTCATCCTGGTGCACTGGCAGAACCGCCATTACTTCCCGGCCTTCAACCTGGCCGACAGCGCCATCACCGTTGGTGCGGTGATGCTGGCGCTGGATATGTTCAAGAGCAAGAAGTCCGAGGATCCGGTTCATGACTGACACCCGTATCGGCCAGAACACCGAAGTCACCCTGCACTTCGCGCTGCACCTGGAAAACGGCGATACCGTCGACAGCACCTTCGACAAGGCCCCGGCCACCTTCAAGGTGGGCGATGGCAACCTGCTGCCAGGTTTCGAGAACGCCCTGTTCGGCTTCAAGGCCGGCGACAAGCGTAACGTGGTGGTGGCCCCAGAGAATGCCTTCGGCCAGCCTAACCCACAGAACGTGCAAGTCATGCCGCGGTCCCAGTTCGAGGGCATGGAGCTGTCCGAAGGATTGCTGATCATCTTCAACGATGCCGCCAACACCGAGCTGCCGGGTGTGGTCAAAGCGTTCGATGACGACCAGGTGACCATCGACTTCAATCACCCACTGGCTGGCAAGACCCTGACCTTCGAGGTGGAGATCCTCGAGGTCAAGGCCCTGTGAGCCTGGAGCCGAGCATGCAAATCAAACTCGCCAACCCTCGCGGCTTCTGCGCGGGGGTCGACCGGGCGATCGAGATCGTCAACCGCGCGCTGGAAGTCTTCGGCCCGCCGATCTATGTGCGTCACGAAGTGGTGCACAACAAGTTCGTGGTCGAAGACCTGCGCAACCGTGGGGCGATCTTCGTCGAGGAGCTGGACCAGGTGCCGGACGACGTCATCGTCATCTTCAGCGCCCACGGGGTTTCCCAGGCCGTGCGCCAGGAAGCCGCTGGCCGTGGCCTGAAAGTGTTCGACGCCACCTGCCCGCTGGTGACCAAGGTGCACATCGAAGTGGCCAAGTACAGCCGCGATGGCCGTGAGTGCATCCTCATCGGCCACGCAGGGCACCCGGAAGTCGAAGGCACCATGGGCCAGTACGACGCCAGCAACGGTGGCGCCATCTATCTCGTCGAGGACGAGGAGGATGTCGCCAACCTGCAGGTGAAAGACCCGGACCACCTGGCCTTCGTCACCCAGACCACGCTGTCGATGGACGACACCAGCCGCGTCATCGACGCCCTGCGCGCCCGCTTCCCGAACATCGGCGGCCCACGCAAGGACGACATCTGTTACGCAACCCAGAACCGCCAGGATGCGGTGAAGCAGCTGGCAGACGAATGCGACGTGGTACTGGTGGTCGGCAGCCCGAACAGCTCCAATTCCAACCGCCTGCGCGAGCTGGCCGAGCGCATGGGCACCCCGGCTTACCTGATCGACGGCGCCGAAGACCTGCAACGTGGCTGGTTCGAGCAGAAGGCGCGAATCGGCATTACCGCCGGCGCTTCGGCCCCCGAAGTGCTGGTGCGTGGCGTGATCGAGCAGCTCAAGGCCTGGGGCGCTACCGGCGCTGAAGAGCTGGATGGGCGAGAAGAGAACATCACCTTCTCCATGCCCAAAGAGCTGCGGGTTCGTTCGCTGATTTAAGGTGACCCTGTCCCGGCCCTATCGCTGGCTTGCCGGCGATAGGTGGCTACGGCTTGTTCAGGGCTGGGCGGCCGGACACTGGGTGTCTGGGCCGGCCTCTGTATCCAGCCTGACCCTGCCGGTCGATGCCAGCACCACCTTGTAGCGGCTGTCGCCTGGCGACCGCTCGCAAACACGCAGCGTGGCAGCCAGCAACTGGTTGCCCACCCCCAGCGGAACACCCTGCGCACTGAATTTCACCTGCCCGCCACGATTGCCAGCAATGTCCAGAGGCCGGGAAAGACGCTGTTCACGCAACACTTGCTGGTTATGTTCCAGCAGTACCCGCCAACCGTTCCCCCACTTACCGTTCAGGGCCTGCACCAGCACCGGCTGGCCTTGCAACATGGCATGGCTGCGCGCACTGCGCAGGGCCTGCGCCAGGTCGCGGGCGGCAGCTGCCCTGTGCAAGTCGTCGCTCAACCGGGCATAGGCGGGCATGCCGAGCTGAGTCAACAGAACTGCCACTGCCAAGGCCGACAACATTTGAATCAGTGTTACGCCGCGTTGCTTCACCGTGCATTCCTCCCTGGAAGTGCTTGGCTATAGCTTCTCGGTCGTTGGACAGGAGCACCAGTCGCCCGAGTTCAAGGCAATTGCAGGAAAAGTCCTAGGAGGTGCAGGGATGCACGGAGTTCAACGAGGCATGACACTGCTGGAAGTACTCTTGGCAGTGGTGGTAGTGGCGGTCGGCCTGTTTGCAGCAGCAGGCCTGCAACTGCAGGCATTGCAGGCCGTGGAGGACGCGCGCCGCGATGGACAGGCAGCAATGGCGGCGCACAGCGAGCGAGAACGGAGGCTGCAGTGAAGCGCAGGCAACGCGGGTTTGGTCTGCATGAGGTGATGATCGCCCTGGCGTTTGGCCTGATGTTGCTGGCGGCGGCTAGCCAGGTCTTTGTTTCGGCACACCAGGGCTGGCGACTACAGAGTACGGCAGCACACATGCAGGACGAGGCCCGCCTGGCACTGCTGCGCATGGCACAGGATATCCGCATGACGGGCATGTTCGGCTGCTTGCGCCTGCAGCCTGGCGATTTTGCCGATGCGGCAGCACGTCAGTCGTTCGGCCGCCCGTTGCAAGTCGAAGGCACCACGCTCAGCCTGGTGGTGACAGAGTTGCCCGGGCAGGCCGGGGCGCCAGACTGGTACTTGCACACAGACTGTCGGAGTAGGGTGCTTGTCGATGCGCAGCGCAAGGCGGGCTTCCCAGTGGTGCATCCGATCAGCAGGTATACCTATCAGCTGCAAGGCACCAGGCTGAGGTTCAAGCGCGGTGAAAGAGCGTTCCAACCGCTGCTCGAGAACGTGCAGGCGATGCGTCTCGAGCATGTGCAAATGCCGGAGGGAGAGCGGATAGACATTGCCCTGACGCTGTACGAACCGACGCTCGGGCTCGAACAGCGGCATGAGCTGAGCGTGGCAATCCGCAACCCGGTGCCTGCCTCATGAACCGCCAGCGTGGCCTGGTCCTGTTGCTGGCACTGCTATTGAGCATGCTGTTAAGCCTGCTGGCAGCTTCTGCCCTACGCGCGGCGCTGGTAGAAACGCGAATGGTCGGCTACCTGAGCGATGGCCTGCTGGCGCTGGAGCAGGCCGAGGAAGCCTTGCTGGCAGGGGAGGGCGAGGTGCATCGGGCACCGCCTGCCCCTTGTGATGCATGCCCGCCCCCGGTCCGCCCGCATGATCTGGCCGGGCAATGGCAGCGCACGCGCATGGGCTATTTCCAGTTGCAGAACCTGGGGTCAAGCAGCCGCGCCGCGCACATGCCGGAAGGACAGCAGGTCGCCCTGTTCAGGGTTACCGCCGTCAGCCTGCAAGCCCAGCCACGCTATGTACTGGAGGCGGTCTATGCCGTGGGAGACGACGGTGCACGGCGCATTGCCTGGCGGCAGAGATTGCAAGGAGACTGACATGCAGCAAGGCTTGAGCCTGATTGAGTTGTTGATTGTGCTGGCGGTCACCGGCATTCTGGCAGCCATTGCCTACCCAAGTTACAACGATCAGCTCCGGCGCGCTGCACGCAGCGAGGTGGTCGGCCTGCTGCACGATACCGCCCTGCGCCTGGAGCGCCATCGCGTGCTCACCGGCCAGTACGCCGAGGGCGAGCCGGACTTGCCCATGGGTAACCGCTACTACCGCCTGCAGGCCCAGCGTGACAGGGATACCTTCACGCTGCGTGCCCGGCGGCTGCCGGGCGCACTGATGGCGCAGGATAGCTGTGGTGATTTCCAGCTCGACCAGGCCGGTGTACGGAGTAATCCGGGCGCCGTTGGTGGCAGCGAACACTGCTGGGGAAGCTGAAGGTTGAATGATGCCGGGTGCATCGCGAATTTACTTCAGGTGTTGGATCGACAGATGAGCAAGCGAGTAGTGGTGGTCGGCGGCGGGGTGATCGGCCTGCTGACGGCGTTCAACCTGGCCGCGAAGGTCGGGCAGGTGGTGCTGTGTGACCAGGGCGAGGTCGGTCGCGAGTCGTCCTGGGCCGGCGGTGGCATTGTTTCGCCGCTGTACCCGTGGCGCTACAGCCCGGCAGTGACGGCCCTGGCGCACTGGTCGCAGGACTTTTATCCACAGCTGGGCGAGCGGCTGTTCGCCAGCACTGGCGTCGACCCTGAAGTGCACACCACTGGCCTGTACTGGCTCGATCTGGACGACGAGGCCGAAGCGCTGGCCTGGGCCGAGCGTGAGCAGCGGCCGCTGAGTGCCGTGGATATCTCGGCGGCCTATGACGCAGTGCCGGTGCTGGGCCCAGGCTTCAAGCGTGCCATCTACATGGCCGGCGTGGCCAACGTGCGCAACCCGCGCCTGGTGAAGTCGCTCAAGGCGGCGTTGCTGGCGTTGCCCAACGTGACCTTGCGTGAGCACTGCCAGATTACCGGCTTCGTCGGGCAAGGCGGCCGCGTGACCGGTGTGCAGACGGCAGACGGCGTGCTGGCAGCGGATGCGGTGGTGCTCAGCGCCGGGGCCTGGAGTGGTGAGCTGCTGGGTACGCTTGGCCTCGCGCTGCCGGTGGAGCCGGTGAAAGGCCAGATGATCCTGTTCAAGTGTGCCGAAGACTTCCTGCCGAGCATGGTGCTGGCCAAGGGGCGCTATGCGATCCCGCGGCGTGACGGGCATATTCTGGTAGGTAGCACGCTGGAGCATGCCGGGTACGACAAGACCCCGACCGGGGAGGCGTTGGAGAGCCTGAAAGCGTCGGCGGTGGAGTTGTTGCCTGAACTGGAGGGGGCTCCGGTGGTGGCGCATTGGGCCGGGTTGCGGCCGGGGTCACCGGAAGGTATTCCGTATATCGGACCGGTGCCGGGGCATGAGGGGTTGTGGTTGAACTGCGGGCATTACCGCAACGGTCTGGTGCTGGCGCCGGCTTCGTGCCAGCTGTTTACCGACCTGTTGACCGGGGCAGAGCCGATCATTGACCCGGCGCCGTATGCGCCAGCCGGGCGTTTGAGCTGAGATTGCCGGGGCCGCTGTGCGGCCCTTTCGCCGGCAGCCAGCTCCCACAGGTTCACCGACAGCCTCGGGACTTGTGCTTTACCTGTGGGAGCCGGCTGGCCGGCGATGAGGCCAGCAAGGCCAGTAAATATTTCAACCGGCGGGGCCAATGGAGCACTTAGCCGGTAATGGGGGCTTGCAAGTGCCGGCCAGGATAATGCTGCTCATACACCTTGCACACTCGCAGCACCTGCTCATCGGCAAAGCGCCCGGCCACCACCTGCAGCCCCACCGGCAACCCCTCGCGGGTGAACCCGCACGGCACCGAAGCCGCCGGCTGCTGAGTCAGGTTGAAGGGATAGCTGAACGGCGTCCATTCCATCCACTGCGCCATCCCCGACCCAGGCGGCACATTGTGCCCTGTCTCGAATGCCACCAGTGGCAGCATCGGCGATACCAGCACGTCATAGCGCTGGTGGAAGGCATTCATCCTGGCGATCAACTCTGCCCGTGCCTCCAGGGCCTGGGTGTATTCGCCCAGGTTGATCCGCGCCCCCTGTTCGGCAATCCAGTGCAGCCCTGGGTCAAGCAGCGCCCGCTGTTCATTGCTGAGCGCACTGGCCAACCGCGCCGCGCCGGCAAACCACAGGGTGTTGAACGTCTCCAGCGGGTCGCCGAACCCCGGGTCGACCTCTTCAACCTGCGCGCCCAGCCGTGCCAAGCGTTGCACGGCCTGGGCCACCAGTGCCTGGATTTGCGGGTCGACCTGCACGTAGCCGAAGTTGGCACTGTAGGCGATGCGCAGGCCGCTCAGGTCCTGCTCCTGGCACAGCCACGGCGCCTGCCTGGGTGCGCCAGCCAGCCCGTCACGGGCGTCGGGCCGGGCGACGCAGCCGAGCATCAGTACCGAATCGTCGACGGTGCGCGTCATCGGCCCCAGGTGCGACAGTACGGTCATGGCACTGGCGGGCCATTGCGGTACGTAGCCGAAGGTCGGCTTGATGCCGAACGTGCCGGTAAAGGCGCAGGGGATGCGAATCGAGCCGCCGGCATCGCTACCCTGGTGCAGCACGCCCAGGTTCAGCGCGGCTGCAGCCGCGGCACCACCGGAAGAGCCGCCAGCTGTCAGCCGGGTATTCCAGGGGTTGCGGGTGATGCCATACAGCGGGTTGTCGGTGACCCCCTTCCAGCCGAACTCCGGCGTGGTGGTCTTGCCCACCAATACAGCGCCGGCTTCGCGCATGAAGGCCGTGAAGGGCGCATCGACTTCCCACGGGCCGCTGCCCGAAGTGGTGCGCGAACCCTTGCGTGTGGGCATACCGCGGGTCAGGGTCAGGTCCTTGATCGAGGCGGGTACGCCATCCAGCCGGCCGCAGGGCTCGCCACGTTGCCAGCGCTGTTCGCTGGCGCGGGCGGCGGCGCGGGCACCTTCGCCGTCGACATGGCAATAGGCGTTGACCGCCGGGTTGTGCAGGTCGATGCGTGCCAGTACATCGTCGATCACCTCGACCGGTGACAGTTGGTGGCGCTGGTACAACTCGAGCAGTTCGACGGCGGTGAACTCGCCAATCGCGGTTTTCTGATTCATCTCAGCGGGCTCCCGGGTTGGCGGCCTGGAACATGGCGCGCAGCAGCACGTCGCAGCCATCGGCCAGGTCCTGTGGCGCGGCATTTTCGATTTCGTTGTGGCTGATGCCGCCCTCGCAGGGCACGAAGATCATCCCGGCCGGGCCCAGTTCGGCGAGGAAGATCGCGTCGTGGCCAGCGCCGCTGACGATATCCATGTGGCTCAGGCCCAGCTCCCGCGCGCCTTGGCGCACAGCGTCCACGCACTGCTCGGCGAAGTACAGCGGTGGAAAGTCGGCGGTTGGCGTCAGCTTGTAACTCAGCCCGTGTCTTGCCGTGCTGGTTTCAATGGCCGTGAACACCTCGTTGACCATGGCTGCGAGGTGCTCGGGGTCGAGGTGGCGCAGATCGATGGTCATTTGCACCTGGCCCGGAATGACATTGCGCGAGCCCGGGTGCAGGTTCAGGCAGCCGACGGTGCCGCAGGCATGCGGCTGGTGAGCATGGGCCACGCGGTTGACCGCAGCCACCACCTCGGCGGCACCGACCAGGGCATCCTTGCGCAGGTGCATCGGGGTGGGGCCGGCGTGGGCCTCTACGCCGGTCAGTACCAGGTCGAACCATTTCTGCCCCAGACAGCCCTGGACCACGCCAATGGTGGTGCGCTGGTCTTCCAGCACCGGGCCCTGTTCGATATGCGCCTCGAAGTAGGCGCCGACGGCGTGCCCGGTGGGTACACGCGGGCCAGCGTAACCGATGCGCTGGAGTTCCGCGCCTACCGACAGGCCCTTGTCGTCGACCTTGGCCAGCGTCTCCTGCAGGCCGAACTTACCGGCGAACACCCCCGAGCCCATCATGCATGGCGGGAAACGCGAGCCTTCCTCGTTGGTCCACACCACCACTTCCAGCGGGGCTTCGGTGGTCAGGTTCAGGTCGTTCAGGGTGCGCAGCACCTCGAGGCCGGCCATGACGCCGTAGCAGCCATCGAACTTTCCGCCGGTGGGTTGGGTGTCGATGTGGCTGCCGGTCATCACGGGCGGCAGCGATGGGTTGCGGCCGGGGCGGCGGGCGAAAATGTTGCCGATGGCGTCGATGCTGACGGTACAGCCGGCTTCTTCGCACCAACGCACGAAAAGGTCGCGGGCCTGGCGGTCGAGGTCGGTCAGGGCCAGGCGGCACACGCCGCCCTTGGCGGTGGCGCCGAGGCCGGCCAGGTCCATCAGCGATTGCCAGAGCCGTTCGCGGCTGACCAGCGGGCCCTGGCCGAGCAGGTGTTGCGAGGGATCGATGCGGTTGTTCATGGTTCATCTCTCCTGAAATGACTGGGTTGCTTGTGCCGGCTTCTTCGCGGGTGAACCCGCTCCGCAGGGACATCACTGCCTTCAGGCCTGCGGGCCCCTACGAGGCCTGTATCAGGCACTAAGGGCCAGATAACGGTTCTTGATACTCGGGTCCTCGCGGAACTGCGCGGCACTGCCTTGATAGGCAACCCGACCCTGCTCCAGCACGTAATGGCGGTCAGCCAGGGCATCGCAGACCATCAGGTTCTGCTCCACCAGCAGGATCGACAGGCCTTCGTCCTTGATCCGCCGCAGAATCTTCACCAGTTCGTCGACGATTACCGGGGCCAGGCCTTCGGTGGGCTCGTCG is a window from the Pseudomonas anuradhapurensis genome containing:
- the ileS gene encoding isoleucine--tRNA ligase, translated to MTDYKATLNLPDTAFPMKAGLPQREPQILQRWDSIGLYQKLREIGKDRPKFVLHDGPPYANGKIHIGHALNKILKDMIVRSKTLAGFDAPYVPGWDCHGLPIEHKVEVTHGKHLSADRTRELCREYAAEQIEGQKTEFIRLGVLGDWDNPYKTMNFANEAGEIRALAEMVKQGFVFKGLKPVNWCFDCGSALAEAEVEYADKKSQTIDVAFPVADEAKLAAAFGLDALAKPAAIVIWTTTPWTIPANQALNIHPEFKYALVDTGARLLVLAEELVEACLKRYNLEGSVIATAQGSALELINFRHPFYDRLSPVYLADYVELGAGTGVVHSSPAYGEDDFVTCKRYGMVNDDILTPVQSNGVYVDSLPFFGGQFIWKANPAIVDKLSEVGALMHTETISHSYMHCWRHKTPLIYRATAQWFVGMDKQPSTGEPLRERALKAIEDTKFVPAWGQARLHAMIANRPDWCISRQRNWGVPIPFFLHKQTGELHPRTVELMEEVAKRVEQQGIEAWFKLDAAELLGAEAEQYDKIADTLDVWFDSGTTHWHVLRGSHDIGHATGPRADLYLEGSDQHRGWFHSSLLTGCAIDGHAPYRELLTHGFTVDENGRKMSKSLGNTIEPEKVNNTLGADILRLWVAATDYSGEMAVSEQILQRSADAYRRIRNTARFLLSNLSGFDPARDLLAPQDMLALDRWAVDRTLLLQRELEEHYSEYRFWNVYSKVHNFCVQELGGFYLDIIKDRQYTTGANSVARRSCQTALYHISEALVRWIAPILAFTADEIWQYLPGERNESVMLNGWYQGLSELPEGTELDRAYWDRVMAVKASVNKELENQRTAKVIGGNLQAEVTLYADEGLSADLGKLGDELRFVLITSAASVVPFAQAPAEAVATEVEGLKLKVVKSGHAKCGRCWHFRADVGSHPEHPEICGRCVDNLSGSGEVRHYA
- the lspA gene encoding signal peptidase II → MPNPAAGRFGRLAWLWLSLLVLVLDQATKLYFNNALTMYQQIVVIPDYFSWTLAYNTGAAFSFLAESSGWQRWLFALIAVVVSAVLVVWLKRLGRNETWLAVALALVLGGAIGNLYDRVVLGHVVDFILVHWQNRHYFPAFNLADSAITVGAVMLALDMFKSKKSEDPVHD
- the fkpB gene encoding FKBP-type peptidyl-prolyl cis-trans isomerase, with amino-acid sequence MTDTRIGQNTEVTLHFALHLENGDTVDSTFDKAPATFKVGDGNLLPGFENALFGFKAGDKRNVVVAPENAFGQPNPQNVQVMPRSQFEGMELSEGLLIIFNDAANTELPGVVKAFDDDQVTIDFNHPLAGKTLTFEVEILEVKAL
- the ispH gene encoding 4-hydroxy-3-methylbut-2-enyl diphosphate reductase; the encoded protein is MQIKLANPRGFCAGVDRAIEIVNRALEVFGPPIYVRHEVVHNKFVVEDLRNRGAIFVEELDQVPDDVIVIFSAHGVSQAVRQEAAGRGLKVFDATCPLVTKVHIEVAKYSRDGRECILIGHAGHPEVEGTMGQYDASNGGAIYLVEDEEDVANLQVKDPDHLAFVTQTTLSMDDTSRVIDALRARFPNIGGPRKDDICYATQNRQDAVKQLADECDVVLVVGSPNSSNSNRLRELAERMGTPAYLIDGAEDLQRGWFEQKARIGITAGASAPEVLVRGVIEQLKAWGATGAEELDGREENITFSMPKELRVRSLI
- a CDS encoding GspH/FimT family pseudopilin — its product is MKQRGVTLIQMLSALAVAVLLTQLGMPAYARLSDDLHRAAAARDLAQALRSARSHAMLQGQPVLVQALNGKWGNGWRVLLEHNQQVLREQRLSRPLDIAGNRGGQVKFSAQGVPLGVGNQLLAATLRVCERSPGDSRYKVVLASTGRVRLDTEAGPDTQCPAAQP
- a CDS encoding prepilin-type N-terminal cleavage/methylation domain-containing protein, which encodes MHGVQRGMTLLEVLLAVVVVAVGLFAAAGLQLQALQAVEDARRDGQAAMAAHSERERRLQ
- a CDS encoding PilW family protein; the encoded protein is MKRRQRGFGLHEVMIALAFGLMLLAAASQVFVSAHQGWRLQSTAAHMQDEARLALLRMAQDIRMTGMFGCLRLQPGDFADAAARQSFGRPLQVEGTTLSLVVTELPGQAGAPDWYLHTDCRSRVLVDAQRKAGFPVVHPISRYTYQLQGTRLRFKRGERAFQPLLENVQAMRLEHVQMPEGERIDIALTLYEPTLGLEQRHELSVAIRNPVPAS
- a CDS encoding type IV pilin protein, translating into MQQGLSLIELLIVLAVTGILAAIAYPSYNDQLRRAARSEVVGLLHDTALRLERHRVLTGQYAEGEPDLPMGNRYYRLQAQRDRDTFTLRARRLPGALMAQDSCGDFQLDQAGVRSNPGAVGGSEHCWGS
- the thiO gene encoding glycine oxidase ThiO: MSKRVVVVGGGVIGLLTAFNLAAKVGQVVLCDQGEVGRESSWAGGGIVSPLYPWRYSPAVTALAHWSQDFYPQLGERLFASTGVDPEVHTTGLYWLDLDDEAEALAWAEREQRPLSAVDISAAYDAVPVLGPGFKRAIYMAGVANVRNPRLVKSLKAALLALPNVTLREHCQITGFVGQGGRVTGVQTADGVLAADAVVLSAGAWSGELLGTLGLALPVEPVKGQMILFKCAEDFLPSMVLAKGRYAIPRRDGHILVGSTLEHAGYDKTPTGEALESLKASAVELLPELEGAPVVAHWAGLRPGSPEGIPYIGPVPGHEGLWLNCGHYRNGLVLAPASCQLFTDLLTGAEPIIDPAPYAPAGRLS
- a CDS encoding amidase, with product MNQKTAIGEFTAVELLELYQRHQLSPVEVIDDVLARIDLHNPAVNAYCHVDGEGARAAARASEQRWQRGEPCGRLDGVPASIKDLTLTRGMPTRKGSRTTSGSGPWEVDAPFTAFMREAGAVLVGKTTTPEFGWKGVTDNPLYGITRNPWNTRLTAGGSSGGAAAAAALNLGVLHQGSDAGGSIRIPCAFTGTFGIKPTFGYVPQWPASAMTVLSHLGPMTRTVDDSVLMLGCVARPDARDGLAGAPRQAPWLCQEQDLSGLRIAYSANFGYVQVDPQIQALVAQAVQRLARLGAQVEEVDPGFGDPLETFNTLWFAGAARLASALSNEQRALLDPGLHWIAEQGARINLGEYTQALEARAELIARMNAFHQRYDVLVSPMLPLVAFETGHNVPPGSGMAQWMEWTPFSYPFNLTQQPAASVPCGFTREGLPVGLQVVAGRFADEQVLRVCKVYEQHYPGRHLQAPITG
- a CDS encoding Zn-dependent hydrolase gives rise to the protein MNNRIDPSQHLLGQGPLVSRERLWQSLMDLAGLGATAKGGVCRLALTDLDRQARDLFVRWCEEAGCTVSIDAIGNIFARRPGRNPSLPPVMTGSHIDTQPTGGKFDGCYGVMAGLEVLRTLNDLNLTTEAPLEVVVWTNEEGSRFPPCMMGSGVFAGKFGLQETLAKVDDKGLSVGAELQRIGYAGPRVPTGHAVGAYFEAHIEQGPVLEDQRTTIGVVQGCLGQKWFDLVLTGVEAHAGPTPMHLRKDALVGAAEVVAAVNRVAHAHQPHACGTVGCLNLHPGSRNVIPGQVQMTIDLRHLDPEHLAAMVNEVFTAIETSTARHGLSYKLTPTADFPPLYFAEQCVDAVRQGARELGLSHMDIVSGAGHDAIFLAELGPAGMIFVPCEGGISHNEIENAAPQDLADGCDVLLRAMFQAANPGAR